From the Amycolatopsis thermoflava N1165 genome, one window contains:
- a CDS encoding type Z 30S ribosomal protein S14 yields the protein MAKKALIAKAARKPKFKVRAYTRCNKCGRPHSVFRKFGLCRVCLREMAHAGELPGVSKSSW from the coding sequence ATGGCCAAGAAGGCTCTGATCGCCAAGGCGGCCCGCAAGCCGAAGTTCAAGGTGCGTGCCTACACGCGCTGCAACAAGTGCGGCCGGCCCCACTCGGTGTTCCGCAAGTTCGGACTGTGCCGGGTTTGCCTGCGCGAGATGGCGCACGCGGGCGAACTCCCCGGTGTGTCCAAGTCCAGCTGGTAG